A section of the Sceloporus undulatus isolate JIND9_A2432 ecotype Alabama chromosome 3, SceUnd_v1.1, whole genome shotgun sequence genome encodes:
- the RUFY2 gene encoding RUN and FYVE domain-containing protein 2 isoform X2, with product MEDEESWRKKKKAAKAGTALSCSGSCCSSLAMAVKDPTAVERANLLNMAKLSIKGLIESALSFGRTLDSDYPPLQQFFVVMEHCLKHGLKVKKSFLSYNKTIWGPLELVEKLYPEAEEIAASVRDLPGLKTSLGRARAWLRLALMQKKMADYLRCLIFRKDLLSEFYENHALMMEEEGVVIVGLLVGLNVIDANLCVKGEDLDSQVGVIDFSLYLKNEDDIESKERNDHIAAILDQKNYVEELNRQLNSTVGSLHTRVDSLEKSNTKLIEELAIAKNNIIKLQEENHHLRSENTLILMKTQHHLEVNKVDADAELQTYKHSRQSLDEMYSEAHRQLREESQLRQDIENELMVQVGMKHEIELAMKLLEKDIHEKQDTLISLRQQLEEVKAINVEMYQKLQVSDEAMKEKNEIIGRLEDKTSQINATMKQLEQSDKELLTQTRTIAMSLVKCASNEGQQQYKLVKDISF from the exons CTGTGAAAGACCCTACAGCTGTTGAACGAGCAAATTTATTGAACATGGCTAAACTGAGTATCAAGGGACTAATTGAATCTGCTCTGAGCTTTGGACGAACTCTTGATTCTGACTATCCACCTCTGCAACAATTCTTTGTTGTCATGGAGCATTGCCTGAAACATGGCCTTAAAG TAAAAAAATCTTTTCTaagttacaataaaacaatatggGGCCCTCTGGAGCTTGTGGAGAAACTGTACCCAGAAGCTGAGGAAATTGCTGCCAGTGTTAGAGACTTACCTGGTCTCAA GACTTCATTAGGACGTGCTCGGGCATGGCTACGACTGGCACTCATGCAAAAAAAGATGGCTGACTACCTACGATGTCTTATCTTCCGGAAAGATCTCCTTAG TGAATTTTATGAAAATCATGCACTGATGATGGAAGAGGAAGGAGTAGTTATCGTTGGGTTGCTTGTTGGATTAAATGTAATTGATGCAAACCTGTGTGTAAAAGGAGAAGACTTGGATTCACAA GTTGGTGTGATTGATTTTTCTTTGTACTTAAAGAATGAAGATGATATAGAAAGCAAAGAAAG AAATGACCATATTGCTGCCATATTGGATCAAAAGAATTATGTTGAAGAACTAAATCGACAACTGAA tAGCACAGTCGGCAGCCTCCATACACGCGttgattcactagaaaagtcaAACACTAAACTAATTGAAGAG TTAGCCATAGCCAAAAACAACATCATTAAACTTCAAGAAGAAAACCATCACTTAAGAAGTGAAAACACACTCATTTTAATGAAAACACAGCATCATCTAGAG GTGAATAAAGTGGATGCTGATGCAGAACTCCAGACATACAAACACTCTAGACAAAGCCTGGATGAAATGTACAGTGAGGCACACAGACAGCTTCGAGAAGAATCACAATTAAGACAG gatATAGAAAATGAGCTGATGGTCCAAGTTGGTATGAAGCATGAGATAGAACTTGCAATGAAGTTGTTGGAGAAAGATATTCATGAAAAACAGGACACTCTTATAAGTCTTCGGCAACAGTTGGAGGAGGTCAAAGCAATAAATGTAGAAATGTACCAAAAGCTTCAG GTTTCAGATGAGgcaatgaaagaaaagaatgaaataattgGGCGACTGGAGGATAAAACCAGTCAGATTAATGCAACTATGAAGCAGCTGGAGCAAAG TGACAAAGAATTGTTAACACAAACAAGGACTATTGCAATGTCCTTGGTGAAATGTGCCAGCAATGAAGGGCAGCAACAGTACAAGCTTGTTAAAGATATATCATTTTGA